The Thamnophis elegans isolate rThaEle1 chromosome Z, rThaEle1.pri, whole genome shotgun sequence genome contains a region encoding:
- the NKIRAS2 gene encoding NF-kappa-B inhibitor-interacting Ras-like protein 2 isoform X4, producing the protein MGKSCKVVVCGQASVGKTSILEQLLYGNHIVGAEMIETQEDIYVGSIETDRNMREQVRFYDTRGLRDGASPCSELPKHCFSCTDGFVLVYSIDSKESFKRVEILKKEIDKNKDKKEIFSLSLLQSS; encoded by the exons ATGGGGAAGAGTTGCAAAGTGGTAGTATGTGGGCAAGCATCAGTTGGGAAGACTTCGATCCTGGAACAGCTTCTGTATGGGAATCATATTGTTG GTGCAGAAATGATTGAAACCCAGGAAGACATTTATGTAGGTTCCATTGAAACGGACCGGAATATGCGTGAACAGGTGCGTTTCTATGACACACGAGGTTTGAGGGATGGAGCTTCCCCATGTTCGGAGTTGCCTAAGCATTGCTTCTCTTGCACGGATGGATTTGTACTGGTTTACAGTATTGACAGCAAGGAGTCTTTCAAGAGAGTGGAGATTCTCAAGAAGGAAATAGACAAAAACAAGGATAAGAAGGAG